A single genomic interval of Alistipes provencensis harbors:
- a CDS encoding glycosyltransferase family 2 protein → MDKLDISVVVPLYNEAESLPELAAWIDRVARENGLSYELILVDDGSSDGSWEIVEGLKAQYPAIRGIGFARNYGKSAALYCGFAAAEGEVVITMDADLQDSPDEIPELRRMILEEGYDLVSGWKKRRHDPVGKRWPSKFFNWTARSVSGIRLHDFNCGLKAYRRKVVKAIEVYGEMHRFIPILAKQAGFRRIGEKVVDHHARKYGHSKFGMERMVKGYLDLISVLFMSHFGRSPMYFFGSLGTLMFLVGGGTTVWIIAEKLWKQFHDLPLRAVTDQPLFYLAILAVILGVQLFLAGFLGELINRGSSERNKYLIDKTL, encoded by the coding sequence ATGGATAAACTGGATATATCGGTCGTAGTTCCGCTCTACAACGAGGCGGAATCCCTGCCCGAACTGGCGGCGTGGATCGACCGCGTGGCCCGGGAGAACGGGCTTTCGTATGAGTTGATTCTGGTCGACGACGGGTCGTCCGACGGTTCGTGGGAGATTGTCGAGGGGCTCAAGGCGCAGTATCCGGCCATCCGGGGCATCGGCTTCGCCCGCAATTACGGCAAGTCCGCGGCCCTCTACTGCGGATTCGCGGCGGCGGAGGGCGAGGTGGTCATCACGATGGATGCCGACCTGCAGGATTCGCCCGACGAAATCCCCGAGCTGCGCCGCATGATCCTCGAGGAGGGTTACGATCTGGTGTCGGGCTGGAAGAAACGGCGCCACGATCCCGTGGGCAAGCGCTGGCCCAGCAAATTCTTCAACTGGACGGCCCGCAGCGTGTCGGGAATCCGGCTCCACGATTTCAACTGCGGGCTGAAAGCCTACCGCCGCAAGGTCGTGAAGGCCATCGAGGTCTACGGCGAGATGCACCGCTTCATCCCGATTCTGGCCAAGCAGGCCGGATTCCGCCGCATCGGTGAGAAGGTCGTCGACCATCACGCCCGCAAGTACGGGCATTCGAAATTCGGTATGGAACGGATGGTGAAAGGCTATCTCGACCTGATTTCGGTGCTGTTCATGTCGCATTTCGGACGTTCGCCGATGTATTTCTTCGGCAGCCTCGGGACGCTGATGTTCCTCGTGGGCGGCGGAACGACAGTCTGGATCATCGCCGAGAAGCTCTGGAAGCAGTTCCACGACCTGCCTTTGCGCGCCGTGACGGACCAACCGCTGTTTTATCTGGCTATTCTGGCCGTTATTCTCGGTGTCCAGCTCTTTTTGGCGGGGTTTTTGGGGGAACTTATCAACAGAGGCTCCTCCGAACGGAACAAATACCTGATCGACAAAACTTTGTAA
- a CDS encoding DUF4293 domain-containing protein produces MMIQRIQTLYLLIITALMAVTLFAPLAWFAGDAGEFGLYAFALKTAQGEAVQPAAYMGAVLALACALPLVTIFLFRRRLLQIRLCVVEIVLLLGCVAMEGVYYFLSWRVFSDLAFHTQGFRPAIALPLVCLLFAYLAARAIFRDELLVRAADRIR; encoded by the coding sequence ATGATGATACAACGAATCCAAACGCTTTATCTGCTGATTATCACGGCTTTGATGGCCGTTACGCTCTTTGCGCCTCTGGCGTGGTTTGCGGGTGACGCCGGCGAGTTCGGGCTCTATGCCTTTGCGCTGAAGACCGCCCAAGGCGAGGCCGTACAGCCTGCGGCTTATATGGGAGCGGTACTGGCGCTGGCCTGTGCGCTGCCGCTGGTCACGATCTTCCTGTTCCGCCGCCGCCTGCTGCAAATCCGCCTCTGCGTGGTCGAAATCGTGCTGTTGCTGGGCTGCGTGGCCATGGAGGGCGTTTACTACTTCCTGAGTTGGCGGGTCTTTTCCGACTTGGCGTTTCATACGCAGGGGTTCCGTCCCGCCATTGCACTGCCGCTGGTCTGCCTGCTGTTCGCATACTTGGCGGCCCGGGCCATTTTCCGCGACGAGTTGCTGGTACGCGCGGCCGACAGAATCCGCTGA
- a CDS encoding DUF5689 domain-containing protein, with product MKAVNLWKTLFCAALALTTFSACSDDDKDDDGGMPSITVNGEASTTVAVKLDGGTTDAIEVVSTGSWVLTLDDETATWCHPSKETGSKGKTTLTFTVDKWEGAASDAERSVTAKLLTNGSFEGIPIPKTATVIVKQNGDGSTEVATNVKEIRDKLTFPDKATEITESMIVTGIVVSDVAGNNINNKSFMIADNTTEPGAGLFIRLKGENTIAKMGNIIQFELKGGSQQSYFGTLQVNFTDATADPKITVLDSNNNTPEPITVEDVSKLAEYQSQYVQVYSQPAADIIGQKYYSNPASSGYANKTFVTRTGESFSLSFGSFTKDWAGAAEIPGKSGYIKGCVSINSNLGNISPRNADDLKGMTEPLFEVETTTTKISEITAEGSYTIEKATVVSISAKSFVIGDGTGYICVYKTTAQTVAVGDLVTVAGAVAPYAKGMEGKTALQFDAAAEVTKVTGTGTITVPAAQVVAGSEIDNLKPLKYITVTGKLTESKGFYNIDFSDYTGEQTGSLLDASASLDAIVYNGMDVKVTGWYVYTNTSKYFNIIADKIELVSTDPVVKFTSTPSAFAAENPVAQTVEYVAMNVTGNPTFEISEGAEYFEVGTITATTVEVKAKGNNTTNAAFNGKLVAKVGGVEKASAVLSQFSANVTNYIPLTEAPADWSGSYVVGYPNGKVCYILNEKFAADAEKTTFTYTKLEAPLFDGTNIVFNADYHKVTLAKIEGTNYYSMKYGEEYVGWVSGDKNNCHFTKTPPTVSTPNYQWTPEFTTDTDGAKWVVLTLTTKDGDKSREFMFNSNSGQERFSTYTGTQKSIMLYKLQ from the coding sequence ATGAAAGCAGTAAATTTATGGAAAACATTGTTCTGTGCGGCGTTGGCTCTCACGACCTTCAGCGCCTGCTCGGACGATGACAAGGACGACGATGGCGGGATGCCGTCGATCACCGTCAACGGTGAGGCATCGACGACCGTCGCCGTGAAACTCGACGGAGGGACTACCGACGCCATTGAGGTCGTTTCGACCGGCAGTTGGGTGTTGACTTTAGATGATGAAACGGCCACTTGGTGCCATCCCAGCAAGGAGACGGGCAGCAAGGGCAAGACGACGCTGACTTTCACCGTGGACAAGTGGGAGGGTGCCGCAAGCGATGCCGAGCGTTCGGTTACCGCCAAACTGCTTACGAACGGGTCTTTCGAGGGCATTCCTATTCCCAAGACGGCCACGGTTATCGTCAAGCAGAACGGTGATGGTTCGACGGAAGTTGCTACCAATGTAAAAGAAATCCGCGACAAATTGACTTTTCCTGATAAAGCGACCGAAATTACGGAATCAATGATTGTTACGGGTATTGTTGTTTCGGATGTGGCAGGCAATAATATCAATAACAAGTCGTTTATGATTGCCGACAACACAACCGAACCGGGGGCTGGTTTATTCATCCGTTTAAAAGGGGAGAATACCATTGCCAAGATGGGTAATATAATTCAGTTTGAACTCAAAGGCGGTTCGCAGCAATCCTATTTCGGAACGCTTCAGGTGAACTTTACGGATGCAACTGCCGATCCTAAGATTACAGTTCTGGACTCGAATAACAATACTCCTGAGCCTATCACCGTTGAGGATGTTTCCAAATTGGCGGAATATCAGTCGCAGTATGTGCAGGTCTATTCGCAGCCAGCCGCAGACATCATCGGTCAGAAATATTACAGCAATCCTGCCAGCTCCGGCTATGCGAACAAGACGTTTGTTACCCGTACCGGTGAGTCGTTCTCGCTGTCGTTCGGCTCTTTTACCAAAGATTGGGCTGGAGCAGCTGAAATTCCCGGAAAATCGGGCTACATCAAAGGCTGTGTTTCCATTAATTCCAACCTGGGCAATATCTCGCCCCGCAATGCCGACGATTTGAAAGGTATGACAGAGCCGCTCTTCGAAGTGGAGACCACCACTACGAAGATTAGCGAAATCACCGCTGAGGGCAGCTATACCATCGAAAAGGCTACGGTTGTAAGCATTAGTGCAAAGAGTTTTGTTATCGGTGACGGGACGGGTTATATTTGCGTTTACAAGACTACGGCCCAGACGGTTGCTGTCGGTGATTTGGTGACGGTGGCAGGAGCTGTCGCTCCCTATGCGAAAGGTATGGAGGGCAAGACCGCGCTCCAGTTCGACGCTGCTGCCGAGGTGACCAAAGTGACCGGAACCGGTACGATTACCGTTCCTGCGGCGCAGGTAGTCGCCGGTAGCGAAATCGATAACCTCAAACCGTTGAAATACATTACTGTAACCGGTAAACTGACTGAGTCGAAAGGCTTCTATAATATTGATTTCTCGGACTATACGGGTGAACAGACCGGTTCGCTTCTGGATGCTTCCGCATCGTTGGATGCAATTGTCTATAACGGGATGGACGTGAAGGTTACCGGATGGTATGTTTACACCAATACCTCCAAATATTTCAACATCATTGCCGATAAGATCGAGCTTGTATCGACCGATCCCGTTGTGAAGTTTACCTCTACTCCGTCGGCGTTTGCTGCTGAAAATCCCGTTGCTCAGACTGTGGAATATGTTGCCATGAATGTCACGGGCAATCCTACGTTCGAGATTTCCGAGGGCGCTGAATATTTCGAGGTCGGTACGATAACCGCCACTACCGTCGAGGTCAAGGCAAAAGGCAACAACACCACGAACGCCGCTTTCAATGGCAAGTTGGTTGCCAAAGTCGGAGGAGTTGAGAAGGCTTCGGCTGTTTTATCGCAATTTTCCGCAAATGTTACGAACTATATACCTCTTACCGAAGCTCCTGCAGATTGGTCGGGATCTTATGTGGTTGGTTATCCTAACGGTAAGGTTTGTTACATATTGAATGAAAAGTTTGCAGCGGATGCGGAAAAGACAACGTTTACCTATACGAAACTCGAAGCTCCTTTATTCGATGGGACAAATATTGTTTTCAATGCAGATTACCATAAGGTAACTCTTGCCAAGATTGAGGGTACGAATTATTATTCGATGAAGTATGGCGAGGAATATGTAGGCTGGGTTTCCGGTGACAAAAACAACTGTCATTTCACGAAGACACCCCCAACTGTTAGTACTCCTAATTACCAATGGACTCCTGAGTTTACTACTGACACCGACGGAGCAAAGTGGGTAGTATTGACTCTCACAACCAAAGATGGGGACAAATCTCGTGAATTTATGTTTAACTCGAATTCTGGGCAGGAGAGATTCTCGACCTATACTGGTACACAAAAATCTATCATGTTGTATAAACTTCAGTAG